From a region of the Flavobacterium sediminilitoris genome:
- a CDS encoding plastocyanin/azurin family copper-binding protein translates to MKKCILAMSVFTVMLFASCNEKKQVEEVVVEETPAVEEVVMDETPVTEIIKLEEVKGAFTTTELNLKPGTYSFEVTNNGIDHEVAFVLAPNKEDIQESDFIADAMLTKTIKDGETASSKVPVTLEKGEYVYFCPLNNTPKYKLIVE, encoded by the coding sequence ATGAAAAAATGTATTTTAGCAATGAGTGTTTTCACAGTAATGCTTTTTGCTTCTTGTAACGAGAAAAAACAAGTTGAAGAAGTGGTTGTTGAAGAAACTCCAGCCGTTGAAGAAGTAGTAATGGATGAAACTCCAGTAACTGAAATAATTAAACTTGAAGAAGTAAAAGGCGCTTTTACTACTACAGAATTAAACCTAAAACCAGGCACTTACTCTTTTGAAGTAACAAACAATGGTATTGACCATGAAGTAGCTTTTGTTTTAGCTCCAAACAAAGAAGATATTCAAGAATCTGATTTTATTGCTGATGCTATGCTAACTAAAACTATTAAAGATGGTGAAACAGCTTCTTCAAAAGTTCCTGTTACACTAGAAAAAGGAGAATACGTATACTTTTGTCCGTTAAACAATACTCCTAAATACAAACTAATTGTAGAATAA
- the rnpA gene encoding ribonuclease P protein component: MNFNYPKNEKLKSKNTIDLLFSEGKSVSKYPLRLVFVENPTETEQLKFGVSVSKKYFKKAVDRNYFKRLLRECYRLNKNMILENIEKPYAIMFFYQTKERLTYHEIHEKTILLFEKFILEIKK, encoded by the coding sequence ATGAATTTCAACTATCCTAAAAACGAGAAGCTAAAAAGTAAAAACACAATTGACTTGCTTTTTTCTGAAGGCAAATCAGTTTCAAAATATCCATTACGCTTAGTTTTTGTTGAAAACCCAACAGAAACAGAGCAATTAAAGTTTGGCGTTTCTGTTTCTAAAAAATATTTCAAAAAAGCAGTTGATAGAAATTATTTTAAACGATTACTTCGTGAATGCTATCGTTTAAATAAAAATATGATATTGGAAAACATAGAGAAGCCATACGCAATTATGTTTTTTTATCAAACAAAAGAACGTCTTACTTATCATGAAATTCATGAAAAAACGATTTTATTATTTGAAAAATTTATCTTAGAAATAAAAAAATAA
- a CDS encoding DUF4349 domain-containing protein has translation MKTVISSLFLLTLLLSCNKESAHVDYKTETVEAAEMAPMISENYSYNVNETEKNKSDIKIIKNGNLRFETQNLQNSFIAIQKAIKSHKAYVQNDDSGKDYESTYRHITIRLPNAYFDSFINEISKGVKHFDKKEISAQDVTEEFVDLEARLKAKRTLENRYLEILKKANKVTEILEIEKELASIREEIEAKEGRLKYLQSKVAMSTISIEMYTENPTGTGTTISYGSKMWNAISSGFNGLSSFFLGILHIWPFILIFVVAFFLIRRKLKNKNK, from the coding sequence ATGAAAACAGTTATTTCTTCCTTATTTCTACTTACACTCCTTTTATCTTGCAATAAAGAATCTGCTCATGTAGATTATAAAACTGAAACTGTTGAAGCTGCCGAAATGGCGCCAATGATTTCTGAGAATTATTCTTATAATGTAAATGAAACTGAAAAAAACAAATCTGATATAAAGATTATAAAAAATGGTAACCTACGATTTGAAACACAAAACTTACAGAACAGCTTTATTGCTATTCAAAAAGCGATAAAATCACACAAAGCTTACGTTCAAAATGATGATTCTGGAAAAGATTATGAATCAACATATAGACATATTACTATTCGTCTTCCAAATGCTTATTTCGATTCTTTTATAAACGAAATAAGCAAAGGAGTAAAACATTTTGACAAAAAAGAAATTTCCGCGCAAGATGTAACAGAAGAATTTGTTGATCTTGAAGCACGATTAAAAGCAAAACGAACATTAGAAAATCGTTATTTAGAAATTCTTAAAAAAGCCAATAAGGTTACAGAAATACTAGAAATTGAAAAAGAATTAGCATCAATTAGAGAAGAAATTGAAGCGAAAGAAGGACGATTAAAATATCTACAAAGCAAAGTAGCAATGAGTACTATTTCTATTGAAATGTACACCGAAAATCCAACAGGAACAGGAACAACCATTTCTTATGGAAGTAAAATGTGGAATGCTATTTCATCTGGCTTTAATGGATTATCAAGTTTCTTCCTTGGAATCTTACATATTTGGCCATTTATCCTTATTTTCGTAGTAGCGTTCTTTCTAATCAGAAGAAAGCTTAAAAATAAAAACAAGTAA
- a CDS encoding S41 family peptidase, with protein sequence MKRFFNKKYILTFFSIGFLFLAVSFKNDFFEIAKQIEIFTATFKTVNQNYVDETNPGELMNVAIKNMLAELDPYTVFFNEQDVLKFKINNTGEYTGIGAMVQRKEGRVFLKEIYKGFPADKAGLKAGDEITQIGDINLKEYKEDASQLLQGVKNTKVNITFERQGKKETTSIILDEVEVKAVPFYSLLPDNTGYIVLSKFTEKSSSETKSALLDLKQKGATKIILDLRGNPGGLLHEAVNICNLFVPRDEIIVTTKSKSEKHNNTYKTKNEPIDTEIPLAVIINDRSASASEIVSGALQDLDRAVVVGNRSFGKGLVQRPLNLSYGTQVKVTISRYYTPSGRCIQALDYAHKDKNGKAVKIDKNNFNAFKTKGGRAVYDGGGVLPDLIVEETKTSTIADALLKNDAVFDFATTLYYKTPNQTGIPSISDADFNAFKTFIKQEKYSLDSETGKALKTLLEKAKKEKIDDSIVNEYKQLQIALEKSQDQEVSKYKTEFVKLLQEELITRYQYKEGLYEFYTQKDIEISKAKTVLNTPSQYNAILKK encoded by the coding sequence ATGAAACGATTTTTTAATAAAAAATACATTCTAACCTTTTTTAGTATAGGATTTCTATTTCTAGCTGTAAGTTTTAAAAATGATTTCTTTGAAATTGCAAAACAAATTGAAATTTTCACGGCAACTTTTAAAACGGTAAATCAAAACTATGTAGACGAAACAAATCCTGGAGAATTAATGAATGTTGCTATCAAAAATATGCTGGCAGAACTTGATCCATATACTGTTTTCTTTAATGAACAAGATGTTTTAAAGTTTAAGATAAATAACACAGGCGAATACACAGGAATTGGAGCTATGGTGCAAAGAAAAGAAGGTCGTGTGTTTTTAAAAGAAATTTACAAAGGTTTTCCGGCAGATAAAGCAGGTTTAAAAGCAGGTGATGAAATAACTCAAATAGGAGACATAAATCTTAAAGAATATAAAGAAGATGCTTCTCAGTTATTGCAAGGTGTAAAAAACACTAAAGTAAATATTACATTTGAAAGACAAGGAAAAAAAGAAACAACAAGTATTATTTTAGATGAAGTTGAGGTAAAAGCTGTTCCTTTTTATTCATTATTACCTGATAATACAGGTTATATAGTACTTTCAAAATTCACAGAAAAATCGAGTAGTGAAACAAAATCTGCTCTATTAGATTTAAAACAAAAAGGAGCAACAAAAATTATTTTAGATTTAAGAGGAAATCCAGGTGGTCTATTACATGAAGCTGTTAATATTTGTAATTTATTTGTTCCAAGAGATGAAATAATTGTAACCACAAAATCAAAATCTGAAAAACACAACAATACTTACAAAACTAAAAATGAACCAATTGACACTGAAATTCCATTAGCGGTTATTATTAATGATAGAAGTGCTTCTGCCTCTGAAATAGTTTCTGGAGCGTTGCAAGATTTAGATAGAGCAGTTGTTGTAGGAAATAGAAGTTTTGGAAAAGGATTAGTACAAAGACCTTTAAATTTATCTTATGGTACTCAAGTAAAAGTTACTATTTCAAGATATTACACGCCTTCTGGAAGATGTATTCAAGCGCTAGATTACGCTCATAAAGATAAAAATGGAAAAGCAGTTAAGATTGATAAAAACAATTTTAACGCATTTAAGACCAAAGGAGGAAGAGCCGTTTATGACGGTGGTGGTGTTTTACCAGATCTTATTGTTGAAGAAACTAAAACAAGTACTATTGCTGATGCATTATTGAAAAATGATGCTGTTTTTGATTTTGCAACTACCCTATACTACAAAACACCAAATCAAACAGGAATTCCTTCTATTTCTGATGCCGATTTTAATGCTTTCAAAACGTTTATAAAACAAGAAAAATATAGCTTAGATTCTGAAACAGGAAAAGCATTAAAAACACTTTTAGAAAAAGCTAAGAAAGAGAAAATAGATGATTCTATAGTAAATGAGTATAAACAACTACAAATTGCCTTAGAAAAAAGTCAAGACCAAGAAGTTTCGAAATATAAAACGGAATTTGTAAAATTATTGCAAGAAGAACTTATTACTCGTTACCAATATAAAGAAGGCTTATATGAGTTTTATACTCAAAAAGACATTGAAATTAGTAAAGCTAAAACGGTTTTAAATACTCCTTCTCAGTATAATGCCATATTAAAAAAGTAA
- a CDS encoding OmpA family protein: protein MKRFLLILSFLMSFFLRAQEEEVHSIYFEFDKYDLKEIQAEALLKFTQKLDTTHIETIEIFGYCDDRGKDEYNYVLSTNRANTVKEKLISKGIKSKIIISIEGKGRILIDDDLLENIPEIRSKNRRVDVVVNYKPITIEKLEISGIYNIIPKEPIVGDRIYLDKLLFERGSSKLSFQAKKELDRIAKQLLKFKNIEFEIQGHVCCIPTYQKEAIDRETKKRELSTNRALAVYKYLFLKKINKKRMTYKGYGNTQSLGKGALLDRRVEIVITKI from the coding sequence ATGAAACGGTTTTTGCTAATTCTTTCTTTTCTTATGTCTTTCTTCTTAAGGGCACAAGAAGAGGAAGTTCATTCTATTTATTTTGAATTTGATAAATATGATTTAAAAGAAATTCAAGCAGAAGCTCTTTTAAAATTTACACAAAAATTAGACACTACACATATTGAAACCATTGAGATTTTTGGATATTGTGATGATAGAGGAAAAGACGAATACAATTATGTTCTTTCTACAAATAGAGCTAATACTGTAAAAGAAAAATTAATTTCAAAAGGCATAAAAAGTAAAATCATTATTAGTATTGAAGGTAAAGGACGAATATTAATTGATGATGATTTACTAGAAAATATTCCAGAAATACGATCAAAAAACAGAAGAGTTGATGTTGTAGTAAATTATAAACCTATTACAATTGAGAAATTAGAAATTTCAGGCATTTATAATATAATTCCAAAAGAGCCCATTGTAGGTGATAGAATTTATCTTGACAAACTTCTTTTTGAAAGAGGAAGTAGTAAACTATCTTTTCAAGCTAAAAAAGAACTCGACAGAATTGCAAAACAACTTTTAAAGTTTAAAAATATTGAATTTGAAATTCAAGGACATGTTTGTTGTATTCCTACATATCAAAAAGAAGCTATTGATAGAGAAACTAAAAAACGTGAATTATCAACTAATAGAGCTTTAGCTGTTTATAAATACTTATTTCTAAAGAAAATAAACAAAAAGAGAATGACGTATAAAGGTTACGGAAATACACAATCTCTTGGAAAAGGTGCTTTACTTGATAGACGAGTAGAAATTGTAATTACTAAAATTTAG
- a CDS encoding GNAT family N-acetyltransferase, with amino-acid sequence MITFKIKRFNELSLVELYSVLQLRSEVFVMEQNCVYQDIDGKDEKAIHVVGYYEGKIVAYTRIFKKGDYFDEASIGRVVISPKYRDKKWGHSLINVSIDAIKEVFNDTKITISAQQYLTKFYQAHGFVQTSEMYLEDDIPHIQMKRN; translated from the coding sequence ATGATAACATTCAAAATAAAGCGATTTAACGAACTTTCTCTTGTTGAACTATATTCTGTGTTGCAATTAAGATCAGAGGTTTTTGTAATGGAGCAAAACTGCGTATATCAAGATATTGATGGTAAAGATGAAAAAGCAATTCACGTAGTAGGATATTATGAAGGCAAAATAGTAGCTTATACTAGAATTTTTAAAAAAGGAGATTATTTTGATGAAGCATCAATAGGGAGAGTTGTTATAAGTCCAAAATATCGAGATAAAAAATGGGGACATAGTTTAATTAATGTATCTATAGACGCTATTAAAGAAGTTTTTAACGACACTAAAATTACTATTTCAGCACAACAATATTTGACAAAATTTTATCAAGCACATGGTTTTGTTCAAACAAGCGAAATGTATTTGGAAGATGATATTCCACATATTCAAATGAAAAGGAACTAA
- a CDS encoding DUF4837 family protein: MKQLCITFFSIFLLFSCQSKNEEKNAILSESNGKINNVSIIVDENLWNGEIGDSIRKKFAAPVDGLINEEPLFNLNQYPTKIFEGIVRKSRNIIIIEKSNRSGYSFKKNEFAKPQNVFYIVGQNNDEILAILEKKANEIIQSLKSSEITENQNRLKKALVDDKKVRDRFGIGLTIGHGYKYDMVKDKFLWIRKEFSTGYNSILVYEVPINFIENDSNVVTNIVKMRDSIGKQFIHGTLNDTWMVTGEDYSPYLFDIKIAGRKTFETKGNWYLKNDFMAGPFVNYAIKDEKNNRYLILEGFTYNPSKAKRDLVFELESIIKSVKFFK; the protein is encoded by the coding sequence ATGAAACAGTTATGTATTACTTTTTTTAGCATATTTCTTCTATTTTCATGTCAATCTAAAAACGAAGAGAAGAATGCTATTTTATCTGAATCAAATGGAAAAATTAATAATGTTTCCATTATTGTTGATGAAAATCTATGGAATGGAGAAATAGGAGATTCTATTAGAAAAAAATTTGCAGCTCCAGTCGATGGATTAATAAACGAAGAACCATTATTCAATCTAAATCAATATCCAACTAAAATATTTGAAGGAATTGTTAGAAAGAGTAGAAATATTATCATAATTGAAAAATCTAATAGATCTGGATACAGTTTTAAAAAGAATGAATTCGCAAAACCTCAAAATGTATTTTATATCGTAGGTCAAAATAATGATGAGATTTTAGCAATATTAGAAAAAAAAGCTAACGAAATTATACAGTCACTAAAAAGTTCTGAAATAACTGAAAATCAAAATAGACTTAAAAAAGCCCTAGTTGATGATAAAAAAGTTAGAGATCGATTTGGCATTGGTTTAACAATAGGACATGGCTACAAATATGACATGGTTAAGGATAAATTCCTTTGGATTAGAAAAGAATTTAGCACAGGTTATAATAGCATTTTAGTATATGAAGTGCCAATTAATTTTATTGAAAATGATTCTAATGTTGTAACCAATATAGTTAAAATGAGAGATTCTATTGGGAAACAATTTATTCATGGAACATTAAATGATACATGGATGGTTACAGGAGAGGATTATTCACCATATCTTTTTGATATAAAAATTGCTGGAAGAAAAACATTTGAAACAAAAGGGAACTGGTATCTTAAAAATGATTTCATGGCTGGTCCGTTTGTGAATTATGCTATTAAAGATGAAAAAAATAATCGTTACTTAATTCTAGAAGGTTTTACTTATAATCCATCTAAAGCAAAACGAGATTTAGTTTTTGAATTAGAATCTATTATTAAATCGGTTAAGTTCTTTAAGTAA
- a CDS encoding lytic transglycosylase domain-containing protein, with the protein MNNIKILLAFFSFSVCIYAQQNVLISETAPKISFLDSIKSTFVNHNTSNCIDERWMAELSNDQIFDEMYNDVTEIDIDSLVTFDLSSELLKERLKILDSKSPFNIEYNPALENVIKSFLKRRKGMYERLMAISEYYFPMFEEHLAKYDVPLEIKYLAIVESALNPKARSRVGATGLWQFMYPTGKQFNLEVNSYVDERYDPLKATEAACQYLSSLYKIFGDWSMVLASYNAGPGNVSKAIRRSGGSQNYWNIRKNLPKETANYVPAFLATMYIYEFHKEHKFEPKKAALTYFETDTIVIKKKMSFQQVSELLDVPVEQIEFLNPIYKLNVIPFQEDKKHYLRLPKDKIGLFVSNEDKVYAYLDHLDTFKEKTLFQSESNDEAITRQVKYHKIRSGESLGIIAQKYKVSVADLKRWNKIRGNFIHAGKSLKIYSNQKVSFSSNKKSRNNSVNQVYMVKKGDSLYSIAKKFPGISADDIKKWNDIRGNNIKPGMKLNING; encoded by the coding sequence ATGAATAATATAAAAATTTTACTTGCTTTTTTTTCGTTTTCAGTATGTATATATGCTCAACAAAATGTATTAATAAGTGAAACAGCACCTAAAATTTCATTTTTAGATTCTATTAAATCAACTTTTGTAAACCATAATACAAGTAATTGTATTGATGAAAGATGGATGGCAGAGTTATCAAATGATCAAATTTTTGATGAAATGTATAACGATGTTACAGAAATAGATATAGATTCTCTTGTAACCTTTGATTTGTCTTCTGAACTACTAAAAGAAAGATTAAAAATATTAGATAGTAAATCTCCATTTAATATTGAATACAACCCTGCATTGGAAAATGTAATTAAATCTTTCTTGAAAAGACGAAAAGGTATGTATGAAAGATTAATGGCAATTTCAGAATATTACTTTCCTATGTTTGAAGAGCATTTAGCAAAGTATGATGTACCATTAGAAATTAAATATTTAGCAATTGTTGAATCAGCGCTAAACCCTAAAGCAAGATCTAGAGTTGGAGCAACAGGATTATGGCAATTTATGTATCCTACAGGAAAACAGTTTAACTTAGAAGTTAATTCGTATGTAGATGAGCGTTATGATCCTTTAAAAGCAACCGAAGCAGCATGTCAATATTTATCTAGTTTATATAAAATATTTGGAGATTGGAGTATGGTTCTAGCATCATATAATGCAGGACCAGGTAATGTATCAAAAGCAATTAGACGTTCAGGAGGTAGTCAAAACTACTGGAATATTAGAAAAAATTTACCTAAAGAAACAGCTAATTATGTTCCTGCGTTTTTAGCAACAATGTATATTTATGAATTTCATAAAGAACATAAGTTTGAACCCAAGAAGGCAGCATTAACTTATTTTGAAACAGATACTATAGTTATTAAAAAGAAAATGTCTTTTCAACAAGTTTCAGAATTATTAGACGTACCTGTTGAACAAATAGAGTTTTTAAATCCTATTTATAAGCTTAATGTTATTCCATTTCAAGAAGATAAAAAACATTATTTAAGATTACCAAAAGATAAAATAGGATTATTTGTTTCTAATGAAGATAAAGTTTATGCCTATTTAGATCATTTAGATACTTTTAAGGAAAAAACACTATTTCAATCAGAATCTAATGATGAAGCTATTACAAGACAAGTTAAATACCATAAAATTAGAAGTGGTGAAAGCCTTGGAATTATAGCTCAAAAATATAAAGTTTCCGTTGCCGATTTGAAAAGATGGAACAAAATAAGAGGAAATTTTATTCATGCAGGAAAAAGTTTAAAAATTTATTCTAATCAAAAAGTATCATTTTCAAGCAATAAAAAATCAAGGAATAACTCTGTAAATCAAGTATATATGGTTAAAAAAGGAGACTCATTGTATTCAATAGCTAAGAAGTTTCCTGGAATTTCTGCGGATGATATTAAAAAATGGAACGATATTAGAGGTAATAATATTAAACCAGGAATGAAATTAAACATTAACGGATAA
- a CDS encoding phosphoglycerate kinase, producing the protein MKTLNDFDFNNKKAIIRVDFNVPLDDNFNVTDATRIDAAKSTIDKILNDGGSVVLMSHLGRPKGKELKYSLQHIVSAIEKSLNKPIKFISDCIGSDVENVVATLQKGEILLLENLRFYTEEEKGDVDFAEKLSKLGDIYVNDAFGTAHRAHASTTIIAQFFPNKKCFGALLAKEIESINKVLSNSEKPVTAILGGSKVSSKITVIENILDKVNHLIIGGGMTFTFVKALGGKIGNSICEDDKIDLAIDILKQAKEKGVQIHLPIDVVGADSFSNDANTKVFDVNNIPDGWQGLDAGPKSLAIFDKILNTSKTILWNGPLGVFEMESFAVGTIALGESIANATKNGAFSLVGGGDSVAAVKQFGLEEKMSYVSTGGGAMLEMLEGRTLPGIAAILND; encoded by the coding sequence ATGAAAACACTTAATGATTTTGATTTTAATAATAAGAAAGCAATTATTAGAGTAGATTTTAATGTTCCTTTAGATGACAACTTTAACGTAACAGATGCAACGAGAATTGATGCAGCAAAATCAACTATAGATAAGATTTTAAATGATGGTGGTAGCGTTGTTTTAATGAGTCATTTAGGAAGACCTAAAGGGAAAGAACTTAAATATTCGCTTCAACATATTGTATCTGCTATAGAAAAATCATTAAATAAACCTATAAAATTTATTTCTGATTGTATAGGTAGTGATGTTGAAAATGTTGTTGCTACTTTGCAAAAAGGTGAAATATTACTATTAGAAAATCTAAGATTCTATACAGAAGAAGAAAAAGGTGATGTTGATTTTGCAGAAAAACTTTCAAAATTAGGCGATATATATGTAAATGATGCCTTTGGAACAGCACATAGAGCACATGCTTCAACAACAATTATTGCTCAATTTTTTCCAAACAAGAAATGTTTTGGTGCATTATTAGCAAAAGAGATAGAAAGTATAAATAAAGTACTTTCAAATTCTGAGAAACCAGTAACTGCAATTTTAGGAGGAAGTAAAGTTTCATCAAAGATTACAGTCATTGAAAATATTTTAGATAAAGTAAATCACTTGATAATAGGAGGAGGAATGACTTTTACTTTTGTAAAAGCATTAGGAGGAAAAATAGGAAACTCTATATGTGAAGATGATAAAATTGATTTAGCAATTGATATATTAAAGCAAGCAAAAGAAAAAGGAGTCCAGATTCACTTGCCAATTGATGTAGTGGGAGCTGATTCTTTTTCAAATGATGCAAATACTAAAGTTTTTGATGTGAATAATATTCCAGATGGTTGGCAAGGTTTAGATGCTGGTCCAAAATCTTTAGCTATTTTTGATAAAATATTAAACACTTCAAAAACAATTTTATGGAATGGTCCACTTGGAGTATTTGAAATGGAATCATTTGCTGTAGGAACAATTGCATTAGGAGAATCAATTGCAAACGCAACAAAGAATGGTGCATTTTCACTTGTAGGTGGTGGTGATAGCGTTGCTGCTGTAAAACAATTTGGTCTTGAAGAAAAAATGAGTTATGTTTCTACAGGAGGTGGAGCAATGCTTGAAATGCTTGAAGGAAGAACATTGCCAGGAATTGCAGCAATTTTAAATGATTAG
- a CDS encoding PorP/SprF family type IX secretion system membrane protein, with translation MKKITLFLILCCLSQLQAQELTIPQQTQYLADNPFSMSPTFAGIGDNARVRLNGLTQWVGIKNSPINQSLAVDFRIADRSGVGAYFYNDKNGNTRQYGAKFSFAQHLILDYDTEQYLSLGISFNLNHFRIDIENFSNQLDPSINGDRATQNYNFDIGFLYRYKDFYFSYNASNILDKNIKEVNFLEPDLLLNHQVYLGSKLRKSGSTFEIEPSALIQYFQSDGRSTTDLNIKFKKHVYEDYYWIGATARFLNEQSLNPVTVGPMVGLRKNNFYFGYSYQINTNELLSYNSGTHMITLGFDFLQGLSNCPCTQNRVVY, from the coding sequence ATGAAAAAAATAACGCTATTTTTAATACTTTGTTGTTTGAGTCAATTGCAAGCACAAGAGCTTACAATACCTCAGCAAACGCAGTACTTAGCTGATAATCCGTTTTCAATGTCTCCAACATTTGCTGGAATTGGTGATAATGCAAGAGTTCGTTTAAACGGTCTTACACAATGGGTAGGAATTAAAAATTCACCAATAAATCAATCTCTTGCAGTAGATTTTAGAATTGCAGATAGATCAGGTGTAGGAGCCTATTTTTATAATGATAAAAATGGTAATACTAGACAATATGGAGCAAAATTCTCTTTTGCACAACATTTAATTTTAGATTATGATACTGAACAATACTTATCTTTAGGGATATCATTTAATTTAAATCACTTTAGAATTGATATTGAAAATTTTAGTAATCAATTAGATCCTTCAATTAATGGAGATAGAGCAACACAAAACTATAATTTTGATATTGGTTTTTTATATAGATATAAAGATTTCTATTTTAGTTATAATGCTTCAAATATTTTAGATAAAAATATAAAAGAAGTTAACTTCTTAGAACCAGATTTGTTGTTAAATCACCAAGTTTATTTAGGAAGTAAACTTAGAAAAAGCGGATCTACTTTCGAAATTGAACCTTCAGCATTAATTCAATATTTTCAAAGTGATGGTCGTTCAACAACCGATTTAAATATTAAATTTAAGAAACATGTTTATGAAGATTATTATTGGATAGGAGCTACAGCAAGATTCTTAAATGAACAATCGTTGAATCCTGTAACTGTTGGTCCAATGGTAGGACTTAGAAAAAATAATTTTTATTTTGGATATTCATATCAAATAAATACAAATGAATTATTGTCATATAATTCTGGAACACACATGATTACACTAGGTTTCGACTTTTTACAAGGACTTAGTAATTGTCCATGTACTCAGAATAGAGTTGTTTACTAA